One genomic window of Gossypium hirsutum isolate 1008001.06 chromosome D11, Gossypium_hirsutum_v2.1, whole genome shotgun sequence includes the following:
- the LOC107946179 gene encoding uncharacterized protein: MEKEERSQRTCKTIEPELFLQWGNRKRLRCVRVKDPQKISHKSNAIIRRRITSRLLDKESSPFSQFNPRLTRNSEASILRSDHRKAASPEKEDRYYTTRGSAVGLVDENGKIAVDSNNGEDNKGVVWPKLYITLSSKEKEEDFMAMKGCKPLQRPKKRAKIIRRSLLLVSPGAWLTDMCQERYEVREKKSSKKRPRGLKAMGNMKSDSD; this comes from the exons ATGGAGAAAGAAGAGAGGAGCCAAAGAACATGCAAAACAATAGAGCCGGAGTTGTTTTTACAGTGGGGGAATAGAAAGAGGCTAAGATGTGTGAGAGTTAAAGACCCTCAAAAAATCTCTCATAAATCCAATGCTATAATTCGTAGAAGAATCACTTCTCGGCTTTTAGATAAAGAATCCTCTCCTTTTTCTCAATTCAATCCTCGTCTCACTAG GAATTCAGAAGCATCTATACTGCGATCGGATCACCGGAAAGCGGCTTCACCAGAGAAGGAAGACAGGTACTACACAACAAGAGGGTCAGCAGTGGGATTGGTGGATGAGAATGGGAAGATTGCAGTGGATAGCAATAATGGAGAGGATAACAAAGGGGTAGTGTGGCCAAAGCTGTATATCACATTGTCAAgcaaagaaaaagaggaggaTTTTATGGCAATGAAAGGGTGTAAACCCCTTCAGAGGCCTAAAAAGAGAGCCAAGATTATCCGAAGGAGCTTACTT CTGGTGAGCCCTGGGGCATGGTTGACTGATATGTGCCAAGAAAGATATGAAGTTAGGGAAAAGAAGAGTTCTAAGAAG AGACCAAGAGGATTGAAGGCCATGGGAAATATGAAAAGTGATTCTGATTGA
- the LOC107946167 gene encoding uncharacterized protein isoform X1 produces MRTLPTTFTLSLVSRLNVYKTPPSSPMFHFCHSRFFSIPPPRPLSIMASATQPSSSQAVSPEDVNKETNIFQLIQAHQEKAARLSPVEEIRTVLDQSTRGMLSTFSQKHEGYPSASMVDFACDANGSPILAVSRLAVHTKDLLANFKCSLLVARDPEDRTDLVITLHGDAIAVSEKDQAAIRTAYLAKHPNAFWVDFADFQFMRIEPKVVRYLSGVATALLGSGEFSREEYQDSKVDPIAQFSKPVASHMNKDHAEDTKVIVQFATSIPVDNAYMLDLDSLGFNVKAGYQGNTFKLRVPFPRRAEDRKILGYSFFKLLQNMDQHIFPEFIQ; encoded by the exons ATGAGGACTCTACCAACAACTTTTACTCTCTCCTTAGTTTCACGCTTAAATGTCTATAAAACCCCTCCATCTTCTCCCATGTTTCATTTTTGCCACTCTCGTTTCTTTTCAATTCCTCCTCCCAGACCTCTCTCTATCATGGCCTCTGCAACTCAACCTTCTTCTTCTCAG GCTGTCTCTCCTGAGGATGTTAATAAAGAAACCAATATATTTCAGTTAATTCAAGCTCACCAG GAGAAGGCTGCTAGGCTTTCTCCGGTGGAGGAAATCCGTACTGTTCTTGATCAAAGCACGCGCGGTATGCTTTCAACTTTTTCACAG AAGCATGAGGGCTATCCATCAGCGTCGATGGTTGACTTTGCGTGTGATGCCAATGGATCTCCGATATTAGCAGTTAGCAGACTGGCAGTTCATACAAAG GACTTGTTGGCTAATTTCAAATGCTCGTTGCTTGTCGCTAGAGATCCTGAAGACAGGACTGATTTAGTAATCACTCTGCATGGTGATGCTATTGCT GTATCTGAAAAAGATCAAGCAGCCATTCGAACTGCTTATTTGGCTAAACACCCAAATGCATTCTGG GTGGACTTCGCTGACTTCCAATTTATGCGCATTGAACCAAAGGTTGTGAGATATTTATCAGGTGTTGCGACAGCTTTGTTGGGATCAGGAG AGTTCAGCAGAGAGGAGTACCAGGACTCGAAAGTTGATCCAATAGCTCAGTTCTCTAAGCCTGTTGCG TCTCACATGAATAAGGATCATGCTGAAGACACAAAAGTCATTGTACAATTCGCAACGTCAATCCCG GTAGACAATGCTTACATGCTGGATTTGGATAGTCTTGGATTCAATGTCAAG GCTGGTTATCAAGGGAATACTTTCAAGCTTCGAGTTCCTTTTCCTAGACGTGCAGAAGATAGAAA GATATTGGGTTACAGTTTCTTCAAACTTCTCCAGAATATGGACCAACATATATTTCCAGAATTCATCCAATAA
- the LOC107946167 gene encoding uncharacterized protein isoform X2, whose translation MRTLPTTFTLSLVSRLNVYKTPPSSPMFHFCHSRFFSIPPPRPLSIMASATQPSSSQAVSPEDVNKETNIFQLIQAHQEKAARLSPVEEIRTVLDQSTRGMLSTFSQKHEGYPSASMVDFACDANGSPILAVSRLAVHTKDLLANFKCSLLVARDPEDRTDLVITLHGDAIAVSEKDQAAIRTAYLAKHPNAFWVDFADFQFMRIEPKVVRYLSGVATALLGSGEFSREEYQDSKVDPIAQFSKPVASHMNKDHAEDTKVIVQFATSIPVDNAYMLDLDSLGFNVKAGYQGNTFKLRVPFPRRAEDRKDVKTLIVDMLQAARSQVN comes from the exons ATGAGGACTCTACCAACAACTTTTACTCTCTCCTTAGTTTCACGCTTAAATGTCTATAAAACCCCTCCATCTTCTCCCATGTTTCATTTTTGCCACTCTCGTTTCTTTTCAATTCCTCCTCCCAGACCTCTCTCTATCATGGCCTCTGCAACTCAACCTTCTTCTTCTCAG GCTGTCTCTCCTGAGGATGTTAATAAAGAAACCAATATATTTCAGTTAATTCAAGCTCACCAG GAGAAGGCTGCTAGGCTTTCTCCGGTGGAGGAAATCCGTACTGTTCTTGATCAAAGCACGCGCGGTATGCTTTCAACTTTTTCACAG AAGCATGAGGGCTATCCATCAGCGTCGATGGTTGACTTTGCGTGTGATGCCAATGGATCTCCGATATTAGCAGTTAGCAGACTGGCAGTTCATACAAAG GACTTGTTGGCTAATTTCAAATGCTCGTTGCTTGTCGCTAGAGATCCTGAAGACAGGACTGATTTAGTAATCACTCTGCATGGTGATGCTATTGCT GTATCTGAAAAAGATCAAGCAGCCATTCGAACTGCTTATTTGGCTAAACACCCAAATGCATTCTGG GTGGACTTCGCTGACTTCCAATTTATGCGCATTGAACCAAAGGTTGTGAGATATTTATCAGGTGTTGCGACAGCTTTGTTGGGATCAGGAG AGTTCAGCAGAGAGGAGTACCAGGACTCGAAAGTTGATCCAATAGCTCAGTTCTCTAAGCCTGTTGCG TCTCACATGAATAAGGATCATGCTGAAGACACAAAAGTCATTGTACAATTCGCAACGTCAATCCCG GTAGACAATGCTTACATGCTGGATTTGGATAGTCTTGGATTCAATGTCAAG GCTGGTTATCAAGGGAATACTTTCAAGCTTCGAGTTCCTTTTCCTAGACGTGCAGAAGATAGAAA GGATGTCAAAACCCTCATAGTTGATATGCTCCAAGCTGCTCGATCTCAAGTCAACTGA